One genomic window of Pseudomonas aeruginosa includes the following:
- a CDS encoding electron transport complex subunit E, with the protein MSEQDFREIARNGLWRNNPGLVQLLGLCPLLGTSNSTVNALGLGLATMLVLACSNAAVSLVRGAVSEAIRLPAFVMIIAVLTTCIELLMQAWTYELYQVLGIFIPLITTNCVILGRAEAFAAKNGVLRASFDGLLMGLGFALVLLVLGGLRELLGQGTLLADMHLLFGPAAADWKIQPFPQYQGFLLAILPPGAFIMLGLLIALKNRIDESLAERAKVQAGDVPATQRQRVRVTGVIE; encoded by the coding sequence ATGAGTGAACAAGATTTCCGCGAGATCGCCCGCAACGGCCTGTGGCGCAACAACCCGGGCCTGGTCCAGTTGCTCGGCCTGTGCCCGCTGCTGGGCACCAGCAACTCGACGGTCAACGCCCTCGGCCTGGGCCTGGCCACCATGCTCGTGCTGGCCTGCTCCAATGCCGCGGTATCGTTGGTGCGCGGCGCGGTGAGCGAGGCGATCCGGCTACCGGCGTTCGTCATGATCATCGCCGTGCTGACCACCTGCATCGAACTGCTGATGCAGGCCTGGACCTACGAGCTGTACCAGGTCCTCGGCATCTTCATCCCGCTGATCACCACCAACTGCGTGATCCTCGGCCGCGCCGAGGCCTTCGCGGCGAAGAACGGCGTGCTGCGCGCCAGCTTCGACGGACTGCTGATGGGCCTCGGCTTCGCCCTGGTCCTGCTGGTCCTCGGCGGCCTGCGCGAGCTGCTCGGCCAGGGTACCCTGCTGGCCGACATGCACTTGCTGTTCGGCCCGGCGGCGGCGGACTGGAAGATCCAGCCGTTCCCGCAGTACCAGGGCTTCCTGCTGGCGATCCTGCCGCCGGGCGCGTTCATCATGCTCGGCCTGCTGATCGCCCTGAAGAACCGTATCGATGAAAGCCTGGCGGAACGCGCCAAGGTGCAGGCGGGCGACGTACCCGCCACCCAGCGCCAGCGCGTCCGCGTCACCGGAGTGATTGAATGA
- the rsxG gene encoding electron transport complex subunit RsxG, which translates to MDAATRRSMLRNALLLGLFALVGVGLVALVQQFTEARIAEAQREARGRALLELLPPGSYDNHPLDSQVPTFAPKLLGLDAPRPAYVARLHGQASAVILQASAPDGYSGAIQLLVGVTAQGRLLGVRVVAHKETPGLGDRIELAKSPWVHGFDGKGLGDPADAGWAVKKDGGTFDQFAGATVTPRAVVRAVHKALRYFDANRERLLAPEEAAGHE; encoded by the coding sequence ATGGACGCCGCGACTCGCCGCTCGATGCTGCGCAACGCCCTCCTGCTCGGGCTCTTCGCCCTGGTCGGGGTGGGCCTGGTGGCCCTGGTGCAGCAATTCACAGAGGCGCGCATCGCCGAAGCCCAGCGCGAGGCGCGCGGCCGCGCCCTGCTGGAACTGCTGCCGCCGGGCAGCTACGACAACCATCCGCTGGACAGCCAGGTGCCAACCTTCGCGCCGAAGCTGCTCGGCCTGGATGCGCCGCGTCCGGCCTATGTCGCCCGCCTGCACGGCCAGGCCAGCGCAGTCATCCTCCAGGCCAGCGCGCCGGATGGCTACAGCGGCGCCATCCAGCTACTGGTCGGGGTCACCGCCCAGGGCCGGCTGCTCGGCGTGCGGGTCGTCGCGCACAAGGAAACCCCCGGCCTCGGCGACCGCATCGAACTGGCCAAGAGTCCCTGGGTGCACGGTTTCGACGGCAAGGGCCTGGGCGATCCGGCGGACGCCGGCTGGGCGGTGAAGAAGGACGGCGGTACGTTCGACCAGTTCGCCGGCGCCACCGTCACCCCGCGCGCCGTGGTCCGCGCCGTGCACAAGGCGCTGCGCTACTTCGACGCCAACCGCGAACGCCTGCTCGCCCCCGAAGAGGCTGCCGGACATGAGTGA
- a CDS encoding RnfABCDGE type electron transport complex subunit D — MALPRPTSPHARGSNRTPAIMRLVLGACVPGLLTLTWLYGPGTLLNLAWASLVALACEAAMLALRKRPPGVFLKDGSALVTALLLAVALPPYAPWWLTLVATFFALVFGKHLYGGLGQNPFNPAMLGYVVALVSFPLEMTRWPSPDSALGLPDSLREFLGLATRPDAWAHATALDVLKTDRSLTVDELFAGNPAFGHLGSAGSEWVNLAFLLGGLFLLWRRLFTWHAPLGMLAGLFAMSLLFWNGSGSDSHGSPLFHLFSGATMLGAFFIVTDPVSGATSNRGRLVFGLGVGVLTYVIRAWGGYPDGVAFAVLLMNLAAPTIDYYTRPRTYGHRKAERGFKAGD, encoded by the coding sequence ATGGCCCTGCCCCGCCCCACCTCGCCCCACGCCCGCGGCTCCAACCGTACCCCGGCGATCATGCGCCTGGTGCTCGGCGCCTGCGTCCCCGGCCTGCTGACGCTGACCTGGCTGTACGGCCCGGGCACCCTGCTCAACCTGGCCTGGGCCAGCCTCGTCGCGCTGGCCTGCGAAGCCGCCATGCTGGCCCTGCGCAAACGTCCGCCGGGGGTGTTCCTCAAGGACGGCAGCGCGCTGGTCACCGCCCTGTTGCTGGCCGTCGCCCTGCCGCCCTACGCCCCCTGGTGGCTGACCCTGGTGGCGACCTTCTTCGCCCTGGTATTCGGCAAGCACCTGTACGGCGGCCTCGGACAGAACCCGTTCAACCCGGCGATGCTCGGCTACGTCGTGGCGCTGGTCTCGTTTCCCCTGGAAATGACCCGCTGGCCCTCGCCGGACAGCGCCCTCGGCCTGCCCGACAGCCTCCGCGAATTCCTCGGTCTCGCTACCCGGCCGGACGCCTGGGCCCACGCCACCGCCCTCGACGTGCTGAAGACCGACCGCAGCCTGACCGTCGACGAGCTGTTCGCCGGCAACCCGGCCTTCGGCCACCTCGGTAGCGCCGGCAGCGAGTGGGTCAACCTGGCGTTCCTCCTCGGCGGCCTGTTCCTGCTCTGGCGCCGGCTGTTCACCTGGCACGCGCCGCTGGGCATGCTCGCCGGCCTGTTCGCCATGAGCCTGCTGTTCTGGAATGGTTCCGGCTCCGATTCCCATGGCTCGCCACTGTTCCATCTGTTCAGCGGGGCGACCATGCTCGGCGCCTTCTTCATCGTCACCGACCCGGTGTCCGGCGCCACCAGCAATCGCGGGCGGCTGGTCTTCGGCCTCGGCGTCGGCGTCCTCACCTACGTCATCCGCGCCTGGGGCGGCTATCCCGATGGCGTGGCGTTCGCCGTGCTGCTGATGAACCTGGCGGCGCCGACCATCGACTACTACACCCGGCCGCGCACCTACGGCCATCGCAAGGCCGAGCGCGGCTTCAAGGCAGGCGACTGA
- the rsxC gene encoding electron transport complex subunit RsxC, which translates to MSALHAFPGGLCLPANKERSTALPIQQAPLAQRYIVPLGQHIGAPARPCVEVGQAVLKGQTIALPDGTVSAALHAPTSGTVVAIGAHPYPHASGLPAPAIVIASDGLERWTELHPCPDFRAESPLALLERIRAAGIGGLGGAGFPTAAKLAARPADKIHTLVVNGAECEPYISADDLLMRERATQVLGGIDILVQILCPEEVLVGIEDDKPEAIAALGAALGERPYRIVALPTRYPSGGERQLIQLLTGREVPADGLPADIGILCQNVGTLAAVHDAVVLGRPLISRITTLAGGALERPMNVEALIGTPVHELLAFAGLAEGRLERVLMGGPMMGFALPDLSVPLIKTCNCLLAGDATELPEPVPAMPCIRCGDCAQVCPVSLLPQQLHFFALGDEHEQLLAHNLFDCIECGACAYVCPSSIPLVQYYRASKAEIREQRQKLLKAEQSRERFEQRQARLRRDEERRAAERAQRAEKAALARAAQAEREEAAPATAVDPVQAAIERARARKQAGSGSERLKRLKIEASMARVALKKAEKQLLSHDTPEQHGLVAELRAAAEAADKALADAEASLPRDLPSAPPAALDDEAELKKAKAQAAMARAQLKRSEKAFGEAPGAEQRATLDELRAEVERCEATLARLERHAPKPAAPGDDGQAALKRAKIALVGKRAALKKAEQAGVMDSELERLRGELQAAERDLHAAEDACGKPAPELVRIDKRPVDPRIRELKTELAYARAALKKLERLANADAAALAAARARLSAAERALTEHGTE; encoded by the coding sequence ATGAGCGCCCTGCACGCCTTCCCCGGCGGCCTCTGCCTGCCGGCCAACAAGGAGCGCTCCACCGCCCTGCCGATCCAGCAGGCGCCGCTGGCGCAGCGCTACATCGTGCCGCTCGGCCAGCACATCGGCGCGCCGGCGCGGCCTTGCGTGGAAGTCGGCCAGGCCGTACTCAAGGGCCAGACCATCGCCCTCCCGGACGGCACCGTCAGCGCCGCGCTGCATGCCCCGACCTCGGGTACCGTGGTGGCGATCGGCGCACACCCCTATCCGCATGCCTCCGGTCTTCCCGCGCCGGCCATCGTCATCGCCAGCGACGGCCTGGAGCGCTGGACCGAGCTGCATCCCTGCCCGGACTTCCGCGCCGAAAGTCCGCTGGCGTTGCTCGAACGCATCCGCGCGGCCGGCATCGGCGGTCTCGGCGGCGCCGGCTTCCCCACCGCGGCCAAGCTCGCCGCGCGCCCGGCGGACAAGATCCATACGCTGGTGGTGAACGGCGCCGAATGCGAGCCCTACATCAGCGCCGACGACCTGCTCATGCGCGAGCGCGCCACGCAGGTGCTGGGCGGCATCGATATCCTGGTGCAGATCCTGTGCCCCGAAGAGGTGCTGGTCGGCATCGAGGACGACAAACCGGAAGCCATCGCCGCCCTCGGCGCCGCCCTCGGTGAACGGCCCTATCGTATCGTCGCCCTGCCGACCCGCTATCCCTCGGGCGGCGAGCGCCAGCTGATCCAGTTGCTCACCGGCAGGGAAGTCCCGGCGGACGGCCTGCCGGCGGACATCGGCATCCTGTGCCAGAACGTCGGCACCCTGGCCGCCGTGCACGATGCCGTCGTCCTCGGTCGGCCGCTGATCTCGCGGATCACTACCCTCGCCGGCGGCGCCCTGGAGCGGCCGATGAACGTCGAGGCGCTGATCGGTACGCCGGTACACGAGTTGCTGGCGTTCGCCGGCCTCGCCGAGGGACGCCTGGAACGCGTGCTGATGGGCGGGCCGATGATGGGCTTCGCCCTGCCCGATCTCTCGGTGCCGCTGATCAAGACCTGCAACTGCCTGCTCGCCGGCGATGCCACGGAGCTGCCGGAACCAGTGCCGGCCATGCCCTGTATCCGCTGCGGCGACTGCGCCCAGGTCTGCCCCGTCAGCCTGCTGCCACAACAACTGCATTTCTTCGCCCTGGGCGACGAGCACGAGCAATTGCTCGCCCACAACCTGTTCGATTGCATCGAGTGCGGCGCCTGCGCCTACGTCTGCCCGTCGAGCATTCCCCTGGTGCAGTACTACCGCGCGTCCAAGGCGGAGATCCGCGAGCAGCGGCAGAAGTTGCTGAAGGCCGAACAATCCCGTGAGCGTTTCGAGCAACGCCAGGCTCGCCTGCGCCGCGACGAGGAGCGCCGGGCCGCAGAACGCGCCCAACGCGCGGAGAAGGCTGCGCTGGCGCGCGCCGCCCAGGCCGAGCGCGAGGAAGCCGCCCCCGCCACGGCGGTCGACCCGGTGCAGGCGGCGATCGAGCGGGCCAGGGCGCGCAAGCAGGCCGGTAGCGGCAGCGAACGGCTGAAACGGCTGAAGATCGAAGCGAGCATGGCGCGGGTGGCCCTGAAGAAGGCCGAGAAACAGTTGCTCAGCCACGACACCCCGGAACAGCATGGCCTGGTCGCGGAACTGCGCGCCGCCGCCGAGGCCGCCGACAAGGCCCTGGCCGATGCCGAAGCCAGCCTGCCGCGCGACCTACCCAGCGCACCGCCTGCCGCGCTCGACGACGAAGCCGAACTGAAGAAGGCCAAGGCCCAGGCCGCCATGGCCCGCGCCCAGCTCAAGCGCTCGGAAAAGGCGTTCGGCGAAGCGCCCGGCGCCGAGCAGCGGGCGACCCTCGACGAACTGCGCGCCGAGGTCGAGCGTTGCGAAGCCACCCTGGCCCGCCTCGAGCGTCACGCGCCGAAGCCCGCGGCGCCCGGCGACGACGGCCAGGCGGCGCTGAAGCGGGCGAAGATCGCCCTGGTCGGCAAGCGCGCGGCCTTGAAGAAGGCCGAGCAGGCCGGGGTGATGGACAGCGAGCTGGAACGCCTGCGCGGCGAGCTGCAAGCCGCCGAGCGCGACCTGCATGCCGCCGAGGACGCCTGCGGCAAGCCGGCGCCGGAGCTGGTGCGGATCGACAAGCGCCCGGTCGACCCGCGCATCCGCGAGCTGAAGACCGAGCTGGCCTACGCCCGCGCCGCCCTGAAGAAGCTCGAACGCCTGGCGAACGCCGACGCCGCCGCACTCGCCGCCGCCCGCGCGCGCCTGAGCGCCGCCGAGCGCGCCCTGACCGAACACGGCACGGAGTGA
- the rsxB gene encoding electron transport complex subunit RsxB, with translation MNGVFLAIGALLPICLAGGALLGYAAVRFRVQGDPVAEQVNALLPQTQCGQCGYPGCKPYAEAIAAGDKINKCPPGGEATIRALADLLDLEPEPLDAAEETPPRVAYIREAECIGCTKCIQACPVDAIVGAARLMHTVIADECTGCDLCLEPCPVDCIEMREIPDDVRHWKWPQPSPRLIASDRERAA, from the coding sequence ATGAACGGCGTGTTCCTGGCGATCGGCGCGCTGCTGCCGATCTGCCTGGCCGGCGGTGCGCTGCTCGGCTATGCGGCGGTGCGCTTCCGCGTCCAGGGCGATCCGGTCGCCGAGCAGGTCAACGCCCTGTTGCCGCAGACCCAGTGCGGCCAGTGTGGCTACCCCGGCTGCAAGCCCTACGCCGAGGCGATCGCCGCCGGCGACAAGATCAACAAGTGCCCGCCGGGCGGCGAAGCGACCATCCGCGCCCTCGCCGACCTGCTCGACCTGGAGCCCGAGCCGCTCGACGCCGCCGAGGAAACCCCGCCGCGGGTAGCCTACATCCGCGAGGCCGAATGCATCGGCTGCACCAAGTGCATCCAGGCCTGCCCGGTGGACGCCATCGTCGGCGCCGCACGGTTGATGCACACGGTGATCGCCGACGAATGCACCGGTTGCGACCTGTGCCTGGAGCCCTGTCCGGTGGACTGCATCGAGATGCGCGAGATACCGGACGACGTGCGCCACTGGAAATGGCCGCAGCCGTCGCCGCGACTGATCGCCAGCGACCGGGAGCGAGCGGCATGA
- the rsxA gene encoding electron transport complex subunit RsxA, whose amino-acid sequence MTELALILVSAILVNNFVLVQFLGLCPFMGVSRKIETAIGLSLATTFVLTLAAMCSHILQRYVLRPLDLEYLRTIGFILVIAVVVQFTEMLVKKTSPLLYRVLGIFLPLITTNCIVLGVALLNANKAEYGFLQATTQGFGAGLGFSLVLVLFAALRERIAIADVPAPFRGAAIGMITAGLMSLAFMGFSGLVRP is encoded by the coding sequence ATGACTGAACTCGCCCTGATCCTGGTCAGCGCCATCCTGGTCAACAACTTTGTCCTGGTGCAGTTCCTCGGCCTGTGCCCGTTCATGGGCGTGTCGCGGAAGATCGAGACGGCCATCGGCCTGTCCCTCGCCACCACCTTCGTCCTGACCCTGGCGGCGATGTGCAGCCATATCCTGCAACGCTACGTGCTGCGCCCACTGGACCTGGAGTACCTGCGCACCATCGGCTTCATCCTGGTGATCGCGGTGGTGGTGCAGTTCACCGAGATGCTGGTGAAGAAGACCAGCCCGCTGCTGTACCGGGTGCTCGGCATCTTCCTGCCGCTGATCACCACCAATTGCATCGTCCTCGGCGTCGCCCTGCTCAACGCCAACAAGGCTGAATACGGCTTCCTCCAGGCCACTACCCAGGGCTTCGGCGCCGGGCTGGGCTTTTCCCTGGTGCTGGTGCTGTTCGCCGCCCTGCGCGAGCGCATCGCCATCGCCGACGTGCCGGCGCCGTTCCGCGGCGCGGCCATCGGCATGATCACCGCCGGCCTGATGTCGCTGGCGTTCATGGGCTTCAGTGGGTTGGTCCGGCCATGA
- the tsi3 gene encoding T6SS effector muramidase immunity protein Tsi3, with translation MKTVALILASLALLACTAESGVDFDKTLTHPNGLVVERPVGFDARRSAEGFRFDEGGKLRNPRQLEVQRQDAPPPPDLASRRLGDGEARYKVEEDDGGSAGSEYRLWAAKPAGARWIVVSASEQSEDGEPTFALAWALLERARLQ, from the coding sequence ATGAAGACAGTCGCCCTGATTCTCGCCAGCCTCGCCCTGCTGGCCTGCACCGCGGAGTCCGGGGTGGACTTCGACAAGACCCTGACCCACCCGAACGGCCTGGTGGTGGAGCGCCCCGTCGGCTTCGACGCGCGGCGCAGCGCCGAGGGCTTCCGCTTCGACGAAGGCGGCAAGCTGCGCAACCCACGCCAACTGGAGGTCCAGCGCCAGGACGCGCCGCCCCCGCCCGACCTGGCGAGCAGGCGCCTGGGCGACGGCGAGGCGCGCTACAAGGTAGAGGAAGACGACGGCGGCTCCGCAGGCAGCGAATACCGCCTGTGGGCAGCCAAGCCGGCGGGCGCGCGGTGGATCGTGGTCAGCGCCAGCGAGCAGAGCGAGGATGGTGAACCGACCTTCGCCCTGGCCTGGGCGCTGCTGGAGCGGGCCAGGTTGCAGTGA
- the tse3 gene encoding type VI secretion system effector muramidase Tse3, translating into MTATSDLIESLISYSWDDWQVTRQEARRVIAAIRNDNVPDATIAALDKSGSLIKLFQRVGPPELARSLIASIAGRTTMQRYQARNALIRSLINNPLGTQTDNWIYFPTITFFDICADLADAAGRLGFAAAGATGVASQAIQGPFSGVGATGVNPTDLPSIAFGDQLKLLNKDPATVTKYSNPLGDLGAYLSQLSPQDKLNQAQTLVGQPISTLFPDAYPGNPPSRAKVMSAAARKYDLTPQLIGAIILAEQRDQTRDEDAKDYQAAVSIKSANTSIGLGQVVVSTAIKYELFTDLLGQPVRRGLSRKAVATLLASDEFNIFATARYIRYVANLASQQDLRKLPKTRGAFPSIDLRAYAGNPRNWPRDNVRALASEYTSRPWDDNLSPGWPMFVDDAYATFLDPGMRFP; encoded by the coding sequence ATGACCGCCACCAGCGACCTGATCGAGTCACTGATTTCCTATAGCTGGGACGACTGGCAGGTGACCCGCCAGGAAGCCCGCCGGGTGATCGCCGCGATCCGCAACGACAACGTGCCCGATGCGACCATCGCCGCACTCGACAAGAGCGGCTCGCTGATCAAGCTGTTCCAGCGGGTGGGCCCGCCGGAACTGGCGCGCTCGCTGATCGCCAGCATCGCCGGGCGCACCACCATGCAGCGCTACCAGGCACGCAATGCCTTGATCCGCAGCCTGATCAACAATCCCCTGGGCACCCAGACCGACAACTGGATCTACTTCCCCACCATCACCTTCTTCGACATCTGCGCCGACCTCGCCGACGCCGCTGGCCGCCTGGGCTTCGCCGCGGCCGGCGCCACCGGGGTGGCCAGCCAGGCGATCCAGGGTCCGTTCAGCGGGGTCGGCGCCACCGGCGTCAATCCGACCGACCTGCCGTCCATTGCCTTCGGCGACCAGCTCAAGCTGCTCAACAAGGACCCGGCGACCGTCACCAAGTACAGCAACCCGCTCGGCGACCTGGGCGCCTACCTGAGCCAGCTTTCGCCGCAAGACAAGCTGAACCAGGCACAGACGCTGGTCGGCCAGCCGATCAGCACGCTGTTCCCCGACGCCTATCCGGGCAACCCGCCGTCGCGGGCCAAGGTCATGTCCGCGGCCGCGCGCAAGTACGACCTGACGCCGCAACTGATCGGCGCGATCATCCTCGCCGAGCAGCGTGACCAGACCCGCGACGAAGACGCCAAGGACTATCAGGCGGCAGTCAGCATCAAGAGCGCCAACACCTCCATCGGCCTCGGCCAGGTGGTGGTCTCCACCGCGATCAAGTACGAGCTGTTCACCGACCTGCTCGGCCAGCCGGTGCGCCGCGGTCTGTCGCGCAAGGCGGTCGCCACCCTGCTGGCTTCCGACGAATTCAACATCTTCGCCACCGCCCGTTACATCCGCTACGTCGCCAACCTCGCGTCGCAACAGGACCTGCGCAAGTTGCCGAAGACCCGCGGCGCATTTCCCTCCATCGATCTCCGCGCCTACGCCGGCAATCCGCGCAACTGGCCGCGGGACAATGTCCGCGCGCTGGCCTCGGAATACACCTCGCGGCCCTGGGACGACAACCTGTCGCCGGGCTGGCCGATGTTCGTCGACGATGCCTACGCCACCTTCCTCGACCCTGGAATGAGGTTCCCATGA
- a CDS encoding DUF4349 domain-containing protein, whose product MNAWKLAAGVLLAALYGCSAEHTESVSGNAGFQGETGKPGTALAYEHRVGIRLSAARIDAQLAASRDACNSEHFGQCDVLAIEQRGGIGHYAELTVRIVPDGVEKLVAAAAQGGTLESRQTRAEDLAQAVADTRQQRERLQREYQTLQQYQGRKDMSVGDLLALAKEIAAVEAQLADNAQAGAQQQRRIATNLLTLSFSSEAQPDSRLGQLATAAGQLLDDLVDGTIAAMKFFAYSLPFLVVLLPLGLLLRGLWRWLRRPGKNEAR is encoded by the coding sequence ATGAACGCATGGAAGCTTGCCGCCGGCGTCCTGCTGGCGGCGCTCTACGGATGCTCCGCCGAACACACCGAAAGCGTCTCCGGCAATGCCGGTTTCCAGGGCGAGACGGGCAAACCCGGCACCGCCCTCGCCTACGAACACCGCGTCGGCATCCGCCTTTCCGCCGCGCGTATCGACGCGCAACTCGCCGCCAGCCGCGACGCCTGCAACAGCGAGCACTTCGGCCAGTGCGACGTGCTCGCCATCGAACAACGCGGCGGTATCGGCCATTACGCCGAACTCACCGTGCGCATCGTCCCGGACGGCGTGGAGAAGCTGGTCGCGGCCGCTGCCCAGGGCGGCACGCTGGAAAGCCGGCAGACCCGCGCCGAGGACCTGGCCCAGGCGGTCGCCGACACCCGCCAGCAACGCGAGCGCCTGCAACGCGAGTACCAGACCCTGCAGCAATACCAGGGGCGCAAGGACATGAGCGTCGGCGACCTGCTGGCCCTGGCCAAGGAAATCGCCGCGGTGGAAGCTCAACTGGCCGACAACGCCCAGGCCGGCGCCCAGCAGCAGCGGCGCATCGCCACCAACCTGCTGACCCTGAGCTTCAGCAGCGAGGCGCAGCCGGACAGCCGCCTCGGCCAGCTCGCCACGGCCGCCGGGCAACTGCTCGACGACCTTGTCGATGGCACCATCGCCGCGATGAAATTCTTCGCCTACAGCCTGCCGTTCCTCGTCGTGCTGCTGCCGCTGGGCCTGTTGCTGCGCGGCCTGTGGCGCTGGCTGCGGCGGCCCGGCAAGAACGAGGCGCGCTGA
- the metG gene encoding methionine--tRNA ligase → MSEPRKILVTSALPYANGSIHLGHMLEYIQTDMWVRFQKMRGNQAVYVCADDAHGSAIMLRAEREGITSEQLIDAVRAEHMGDFADFLVDFDNYHSTHSEENRELSSAIYLKLRDAGHIDTRPVTQYFDPEKQMFLADRFIKGTCPKCGTADQYGDNCEACGATYAPTELKDPKSAISGATPVLKESLHYFFKLPDFEAMLKQWTRSGTLQESVANKLAEWLDSGLQQWDISRDAPYFGFEIPDAPGKYFYVWLDAPIGYMASFKNLCARRPELDFDAFWGKDSSAELYHFIGKDIVNFHALFWPAMLEGAGYRKPTALNVHGYLTVNGQKMSKSRGTFVKARTYLDHLDPEYLRYYYASKLGRGVEDLDLNLEDFVQKVNSDLVGKVVNIASRCAGFIHKGNAGVLVGADPAPELLAAFREAAPGIAEAYEARDFNRAMREIMALADRANAWIAEQAPWALAKQEGQQDKVQAVCGLGINLFRQLVIFLKPVLPKLAAAAEAFLNVAPLTWADHQTLLANHQLNPFQPLMTRIEPAKVEAMIEASKEDLAAASQPAGNGELVKEPIAAEIDFDAFAAVDLRIALIEKCEFVEGADKLLRLSLDIGDAKRNVFSGIKSAYPDPSALEGRLTLYVANLAPRKMKFGVSEGMVLAAGPGGEEIYLLSPDSGAKPGQRVK, encoded by the coding sequence ATGTCCGAACCACGCAAGATCCTCGTTACCAGCGCCCTCCCCTACGCCAACGGTTCCATTCACCTGGGACACATGCTGGAGTACATCCAGACGGACATGTGGGTGCGCTTCCAGAAGATGCGTGGCAACCAGGCCGTCTACGTCTGCGCCGACGACGCCCACGGTTCGGCGATCATGCTCCGCGCCGAGCGCGAGGGCATCACCTCCGAGCAACTGATCGACGCCGTGCGCGCCGAGCACATGGGCGACTTCGCCGACTTCCTGGTGGACTTCGACAACTACCACTCGACCCACTCGGAAGAGAACCGCGAGCTGTCCAGCGCGATCTACCTGAAACTGCGCGACGCCGGGCACATCGACACCCGCCCGGTGACCCAGTACTTCGACCCGGAAAAGCAGATGTTCCTCGCCGACCGCTTCATCAAGGGCACCTGCCCGAAGTGCGGCACCGCCGACCAGTACGGCGACAACTGCGAGGCCTGCGGCGCGACCTACGCCCCGACCGAACTGAAGGACCCGAAATCGGCGATCTCCGGCGCCACCCCGGTGCTCAAGGAATCGCTGCACTACTTCTTCAAGCTGCCGGACTTCGAGGCCATGCTCAAGCAATGGACCCGCAGCGGCACCCTTCAGGAGTCGGTGGCCAACAAGCTCGCCGAATGGCTGGACAGCGGCCTCCAGCAGTGGGACATCTCGCGTGACGCGCCGTACTTCGGCTTCGAGATTCCCGACGCTCCCGGCAAGTACTTCTACGTCTGGCTGGACGCGCCGATCGGCTACATGGCCAGCTTCAAGAACCTCTGCGCGCGGCGTCCCGAGCTGGACTTCGACGCGTTCTGGGGCAAGGACTCCAGTGCCGAGCTGTACCACTTCATCGGCAAGGACATCGTCAACTTCCACGCGCTGTTCTGGCCGGCCATGCTCGAAGGCGCCGGCTACCGCAAGCCGACCGCGCTGAACGTGCACGGCTACCTGACCGTGAACGGCCAGAAGATGTCCAAGTCGCGCGGCACCTTCGTCAAGGCGCGCACCTACCTCGACCACCTGGACCCGGAATACCTGCGCTACTACTACGCGTCCAAGCTCGGCCGCGGCGTCGAGGACCTCGACCTGAACCTCGAGGACTTCGTGCAGAAGGTCAACTCCGACCTGGTCGGCAAGGTCGTCAACATCGCCAGCCGCTGCGCCGGCTTCATCCACAAGGGCAACGCCGGCGTGCTGGTCGGCGCCGATCCGGCGCCGGAGCTGCTCGCCGCCTTCCGCGAGGCCGCCCCGGGAATCGCCGAGGCCTATGAGGCCCGCGACTTCAATCGCGCCATGCGCGAGATCATGGCCCTCGCCGACCGCGCCAACGCCTGGATCGCCGAACAGGCGCCCTGGGCGCTGGCCAAGCAGGAAGGCCAGCAGGACAAGGTCCAGGCCGTCTGCGGCCTGGGCATCAACCTGTTCCGCCAGTTGGTGATCTTCCTCAAGCCGGTGCTGCCGAAGCTGGCCGCCGCCGCCGAAGCCTTCCTCAACGTCGCCCCGCTGACCTGGGCCGACCACCAGACCCTGCTGGCCAACCACCAGTTGAACCCGTTCCAGCCCCTGATGACCCGTATCGAGCCCGCGAAAGTAGAAGCCATGATCGAAGCCTCCAAGGAAGACCTCGCCGCCGCATCCCAACCCGCCGGCAACGGCGAGCTGGTCAAGGAACCCATCGCCGCGGAGATCGACTTCGACGCTTTCGCCGCGGTCGACCTGCGCATCGCCCTGATCGAGAAGTGCGAATTCGTCGAAGGCGCCGACAAGCTGCTGCGCCTGTCGCTGGACATCGGCGACGCGAAGCGTAACGTGTTCTCCGGGATCAAGAGCGCATATCCCGACCCGAGCGCCCTGGAAGGCCGCCTGACGCTCTATGTGGCCAACCTGGCGCCGCGCAAGATGAAGTTCGGGGTGTCCGAGGGCATGGTCCTGGCCGCCGGCCCGGGTGGCGAGGAGATCTACCTGCTGAGTCCGGACAGCGGAGCCAAGCCGGGCCAGCGCGTCAAGTAA